A single Nerophis ophidion isolate RoL-2023_Sa linkage group LG26, RoL_Noph_v1.0, whole genome shotgun sequence DNA region contains:
- the prdx6 gene encoding peroxiredoxin-6, producing MPGILLGDEFPNFEADTTIGRIKFHDFLGSSWGMLFSHPKDFTPVCTTELACAANISDKFTKRGVKMIALSVDNVEDHRNWSKDVMAFNSQAATPLPFPIIADGKRELATQLGMLDPDEIDKDGIPLTARCVFVVGPDKRLKLSILYPATTGRNFDELLRVIDSLQLTAQKKVATPADWKPGDKVMVLPNVSDAEAAKLFPNGVTTKEVPSGKKYLRYTKI from the exons ATGCCTGGAATTCTGCTCGGGGATGAATTCCCCAACTTTGAGGCCGACACCACCATCGGCAGGATTAAATTCCACGACTTCCTGGGCAGCTC GTGGGGCATGCTGTTCTCCCACCCGAAGGACTTCACGCCCGTCTGCACCACCGAGCTGGCCTGCGCCGCCAACATCAGCGACAAGTTCACCAAGCGCGGCGTGAAGATGATCGCCTTGTCCGTTGACAACGTGGAGGACCACCGCAACTGGAGCAag GACGTGATGGCGTTCAACAGCCAGGCCGCCACTCCTCTCCCCTTCCCCATCATTGCCGACGGCAAGAGGGAGCTGGCCACCCAGCTGGGCATGTTGGACCCCGACGAGATCGACAAGGACGGCATTCCGCTCACCGCTCGCTGC GTGTTTGTGGTGGGGCCGGATAAGCGACTGAAGCTGTCCATCCTCTATCCTGCCACCACCGGGAGGAACTTTGACGAGCTGCTGCGAGTTATCGACTCCCTGCAGCTGACGGCGCAGAAGAAGGTGGCCACACCTGCCGACTGGAAG CCCGGTGACAAAGTCATGGTCCTTCCGAACGTCTCGGACGCTGAAGCGGCTAAACTGTTCCCTAACGGCGTGACCACTAAAGAAGTCCCGTCCGGGAAGAAATACCTGCGCTACACTAAGATCTGA